In Pseudomonas fluorescens, a genomic segment contains:
- a CDS encoding GNAT family N-acetyltransferase, with translation MEPILELESARLVLRQWRDSDLPAFAQMCADPQVMRYFPGLLDRLESAALIGRIRGHFAEYGFGLWALQRKDSGEFIGLTGLQNVSFEAGFTPAVEIGWRLAREHWGLGYASEAAWTALRCGFDRLQLDEIVAFTTEANLPSQKVMQAIGMHYDPQADFEHPKVAADNTLRHHVLYRITRAQWLDTLHG, from the coding sequence GTGGAGCCGATACTGGAATTGGAAAGCGCGCGCCTGGTGCTGCGCCAATGGCGTGACAGCGACCTGCCGGCGTTTGCGCAAATGTGCGCCGACCCGCAGGTGATGCGCTATTTTCCCGGCCTGCTGGACCGCCTGGAAAGCGCCGCGCTGATCGGCCGGATTCGTGGGCACTTCGCTGAATACGGCTTTGGCCTGTGGGCCTTGCAGCGCAAGGACAGTGGCGAATTCATCGGCCTGACCGGGTTGCAGAATGTCAGTTTCGAAGCCGGTTTTACCCCCGCCGTGGAAATCGGCTGGCGCCTGGCCCGCGAGCATTGGGGCCTGGGCTACGCCAGCGAAGCGGCCTGGACGGCGCTGCGCTGTGGTTTCGACCGCTTGCAGCTGGATGAAATCGTCGCGTTCACCACCGAAGCCAATCTGCCATCACAAAAAGTCATGCAGGCCATCGGGATGCATTACGATCCCCAGGCGGATTTCGAACACCCCAAGGTCGCAGCCGATAACACGCTGCGCCATCATGTTTTGTACCGCATCACCCGCGCCCAATGGTTGGACACGCTGCACGGATAA
- a CDS encoding DEAD/DEAH box helicase → MTFATLGLIEPLLRALETLGYQTPTPVQAQAIPAVLAGRDLMAAAQTGTGKTAGFAVPLLQLLTMEGPKVAANSVRALILCPTRELAEQVHASVAEYAQNLPLTTYAVYGGVSINPQMMKLRKGVDVLVATPGRLIDLFRQNALKLNQLQTLVLDEADRMLDLGFSEELANIYRMLPKKRQTLLFSATFSDDIRLLAGQMLNDPLSIEVSPRNVAANTVKQWVVPVDKKRKAELFVHLMRKGRWKQVLVFAKTRNGVDALVDKLQGLGINADGIHGDKPQATRQRALDRFKSSDVQILVATDVAARGLDIEDLPLVVNFDLPIVAEDYIHRIGRTGRAGNTGEAISLVCADEVNMLSAIEMLTRQTLTRKMEPDFEPEHRVPDTDASGQVVKKPKKPKKPKASGGGGGKRNLGKWVDSGEVAPSEPSIKPVRKVPVFNTGPRKKK, encoded by the coding sequence ATGACTTTCGCCACCCTTGGCCTGATCGAACCCTTGCTGCGCGCCCTTGAGACGCTTGGCTACCAGACCCCGACGCCGGTGCAGGCGCAAGCCATTCCGGCGGTGCTGGCTGGCCGCGACCTGATGGCGGCGGCCCAGACCGGCACCGGCAAGACTGCCGGTTTCGCCGTGCCGCTGTTGCAACTGCTGACCATGGAAGGACCGAAAGTCGCCGCTAACTCGGTGCGCGCGCTGATCCTGTGCCCGACCCGCGAACTGGCCGAGCAGGTTCACGCCAGCGTTGCCGAATACGCCCAGAACCTGCCGCTCACCACCTACGCGGTGTACGGCGGCGTGAGCATCAACCCGCAGATGATGAAGCTGCGCAAGGGGGTCGACGTGCTGGTCGCCACCCCTGGCCGGCTGATCGACCTGTTCCGCCAGAACGCGCTGAAACTCAATCAGCTGCAAACCCTGGTGCTGGATGAGGCCGACCGTATGCTCGACCTGGGCTTCTCCGAAGAACTGGCGAACATCTACCGCATGCTGCCGAAAAAGCGTCAGACCCTGCTGTTCTCCGCGACCTTCTCCGATGACATCCGCCTGCTCGCCGGGCAGATGCTCAACGACCCGCTGAGCATCGAAGTCAGCCCGCGCAACGTGGCCGCCAACACCGTCAAGCAATGGGTGGTGCCGGTGGACAAGAAGCGCAAGGCGGAGTTGTTTGTGCACCTGATGCGCAAGGGCCGCTGGAAGCAGGTGCTGGTATTCGCCAAGACCCGTAACGGCGTGGATGCGCTGGTGGATAAGTTGCAGGGCCTGGGCATCAATGCCGATGGCATCCACGGCGACAAGCCGCAGGCCACGCGCCAACGTGCGCTGGATCGTTTCAAATCGAGCGATGTGCAGATCCTGGTGGCCACTGATGTGGCGGCCCGCGGCCTGGACATTGAAGACCTGCCGCTGGTGGTCAACTTTGACCTGCCGATCGTGGCCGAGGACTACATCCACCGTATCGGCCGTACCGGTCGCGCGGGCAACACCGGCGAGGCGATTTCCCTGGTGTGCGCCGATGAAGTGAACATGCTGTCGGCCATCGAGATGCTGACCCGCCAGACGTTGACCCGCAAGATGGAGCCGGATTTCGAACCGGAACACCGCGTGCCCGACACCGATGCCAGCGGCCAGGTGGTGAAGAAACCGAAAAAACCGAAGAAGCCCAAGGCGTCAGGTGGTGGCGGTGGTAAGCGCAACCTGGGCAAGTGGGTGGACAGTGGCGAAGTGGCGCCGTCGGAGCCTTCGATCAAGCCGGTGCGTAAAGTGCCGGTGTTCAATACTGGGCCGCGTAAGAAAAAGTGA
- a CDS encoding TIGR03862 family flavoprotein has product MPQTSPQHVTIIGGGPAGLMAAEVLSQAGVRVDLYDGMPSVGRKFLLAGVGGMNITHSEAYPAFLSRYAERAPHLAPLLRAFGAEALCEWIHGLGIETFVGTSGRVFPTDMKAAPLLRAWLKRLRDQGVVIHTRHRWQGWNAQGDLLIHSPDGEKTIHSAAVLLALGGGSWSRLGSDGAWLKLLEDKGVPCARLQPSNCGFEVSAWSPLMVSKFAGAPLKNVAIGLGDDKPRLGECVVTASGIEGSLIYALSAPIREAINRKGSATVHIDLLPSKPLDKVHAALAKPRGSRSMSKHLHSQLGLDGVKAALLRELAPAEHFNDPAQLAAAIKALPLTLVKTRPMDEAISTAGGVPFEALDERLMLKQLPGVFCAGEMLDWEAPTGGYLLTGCFASGRAAGRGMLEWLNR; this is encoded by the coding sequence ATGCCTCAGACCTCTCCTCAACACGTCACCATCATCGGCGGCGGCCCCGCCGGGCTGATGGCCGCTGAAGTCTTGAGCCAGGCGGGGGTACGGGTCGACCTGTACGACGGCATGCCGTCGGTGGGGCGCAAATTCCTGCTGGCAGGCGTGGGCGGCATGAACATCACCCATTCCGAAGCCTACCCGGCTTTCCTCTCGCGCTATGCCGAACGGGCCCCCCACCTGGCGCCGTTATTGCGGGCATTTGGCGCTGAAGCACTGTGCGAATGGATTCATGGCCTGGGCATCGAGACGTTTGTCGGTACCTCCGGCCGCGTATTTCCTACCGACATGAAAGCCGCCCCGCTGTTGCGTGCCTGGCTCAAGCGCCTGCGCGACCAAGGTGTGGTTATCCACACCCGGCATCGTTGGCAGGGCTGGAATGCGCAGGGGGATTTACTTATCCACAGCCCGGACGGGGAAAAAACCATCCACAGTGCTGCCGTGTTGCTGGCGCTGGGCGGCGGCAGCTGGTCGCGCTTGGGTTCTGACGGCGCCTGGCTCAAATTGCTGGAAGATAAAGGCGTGCCCTGCGCCAGGTTGCAACCGAGCAACTGCGGCTTCGAGGTGTCGGCCTGGAGCCCATTGATGGTCAGCAAATTCGCCGGCGCACCGTTGAAAAATGTCGCCATCGGCCTGGGCGATGACAAACCCCGCCTCGGCGAATGCGTGGTCACCGCCAGCGGTATCGAGGGCAGCTTGATCTACGCGCTGTCGGCGCCGATTCGTGAGGCGATCAACCGGAAAGGTTCGGCCACGGTGCATATCGATTTGCTGCCCAGCAAGCCGTTGGACAAGGTCCATGCCGCGTTGGCCAAGCCACGTGGTTCGCGCTCGATGAGCAAGCACTTGCACAGTCAGTTGGGGTTGGATGGGGTCAAGGCGGCGTTGTTGCGCGAGTTGGCACCCGCCGAACACTTCAATGATCCGGCGCAGTTGGCGGCGGCTATCAAGGCGCTGCCGCTGACCTTGGTGAAGACACGGCCGATGGATGAAGCCATCAGCACGGCCGGTGGTGTGCCGTTTGAAGCGTTGGATGAGCGGTTGATGCTCAAGCAATTGCCAGGGGTGTTTTGTGCGGGGGAGATGCTGGACTGGGAAGCGCCGACCGGCGGGTATTTGCTGACGGGGTGTTTTGCCAGTGGCAGGGCGGCTGGGCGGGGGATGTTGGAGTGGCTTAACCGCTGA
- a CDS encoding histone deacetylase — translation MPLPLIYHDDYSPEFPADHRFPMDKFRLLRDHLVASGLTEDRQLLRPQLCPPEILGLAHEPGYIERYMSGKLSREDQRRLGLPWSEALARRTVRAVGGSILAAEQALEHGLACHLAGGTHHAHYDYPAGFCIFNDLAVISHYLLASGRVNRVLIFDCDVHQGDGTARILHDTPDAITVSLHCEKNFPARKAQSDWDIPLPMGMGDAEYLKVVDDALNYLLPLYQPDLVLYDAGVDVHKDDALGYLKLTDEGVAARDESVMRHCLGRDIPVMGVIGGGYSKDRPALARRHGILHHSAQRVWTSSGCH, via the coding sequence ATGCCTTTGCCATTGATCTACCACGATGACTACAGCCCTGAGTTCCCCGCGGATCACCGCTTTCCCATGGACAAGTTCCGCCTGTTACGCGACCACCTGGTGGCCAGCGGCCTGACCGAAGACCGCCAGTTGCTGCGCCCGCAACTGTGCCCGCCAGAGATTCTGGGCCTGGCCCATGAACCTGGGTATATCGAACGCTACATGAGCGGCAAGTTGTCCCGAGAAGACCAACGGCGACTCGGCCTGCCCTGGAGCGAAGCGCTGGCCCGGCGTACCGTGCGCGCGGTCGGCGGCTCGATACTCGCGGCAGAACAGGCGCTGGAACACGGCCTGGCCTGCCACCTGGCGGGGGGTACCCATCACGCCCATTATGATTATCCGGCCGGCTTTTGCATCTTCAACGACCTGGCGGTGATCAGCCATTACCTGCTGGCCAGCGGGCGGGTCAACCGCGTGCTGATCTTCGACTGCGACGTGCACCAGGGCGACGGCACCGCGCGCATCCTCCACGACACGCCGGACGCAATCACCGTGTCGCTGCACTGCGAGAAGAACTTCCCGGCCCGCAAGGCCCAGAGCGACTGGGATATCCCGCTGCCCATGGGCATGGGCGATGCCGAGTACCTCAAGGTGGTGGACGATGCGCTGAACTACCTTTTGCCGTTGTACCAGCCGGACCTGGTGCTATACGACGCCGGCGTCGATGTACACAAGGACGACGCCCTCGGTTACCTCAAGCTGACCGACGAAGGCGTCGCCGCCCGCGATGAAAGCGTGATGCGCCACTGCCTGGGTCGCGACATCCCGGTGATGGGAGTGATCGGCGGCGGCTACAGCAAGGATCGCCCAGCCCTGGCGCGCCGTCATGGCATCCTGCACCACAGCGCGCAACGGGTGTGGACGTCATCAGGTTGTCATTGA
- a CDS encoding MFS transporter yields the protein MPSQNSVLAARPATPHAGIGDKIRGALAVGKTRWGMLALVFFATTLNYIDRAALGVMQPILAKEMSWTAMDYANINFWFQVGYAIGFVLQGRLIDRVGVKRVFFCAVLLWSLATGAHGLATSALGFMVCRFILGLTEAANYPACVKTTRLWFPAGERAVATGIFNAGTNVGAMMTPMLLPLILHVWGWQAAFLCMSALGAIWLLFWGLKYFNPEDHPTVKQSELDYVQQEVEPEQPRVPFSRILRMRGTWAFALAYALTAPVFWFYLYWLPPFLNQQYNLGINVTQMGIPLIIIYLTADFGSVGGGILSSFLIGRGMNSIKARLLSMLLFACCIVGVIMAAGSSQLWVAVFAISLAIGAHQAWTANIWSLVMDYTPKHMMSTVFGFGGMCAAIGGMFMTQIVGHILTVTNNNYTVLFTLIPAMYFIALTWMYFMAPRKIPTVAV from the coding sequence ATGCCTTCGCAAAACTCCGTCCTGGCCGCGCGCCCGGCCACCCCGCACGCCGGTATCGGCGATAAGATCCGCGGCGCACTGGCCGTCGGTAAAACCCGCTGGGGCATGCTGGCCCTGGTGTTCTTCGCCACCACCCTGAACTACATCGACCGCGCCGCCCTTGGCGTGATGCAACCGATCCTGGCCAAAGAGATGAGCTGGACGGCGATGGACTACGCCAACATCAACTTCTGGTTCCAGGTCGGTTATGCGATTGGCTTTGTGCTGCAAGGCCGTCTGATCGACCGCGTCGGCGTCAAGCGCGTGTTCTTCTGCGCGGTACTGTTGTGGAGCCTGGCCACCGGTGCCCACGGCCTGGCCACCTCGGCGCTGGGCTTTATGGTCTGCCGCTTTATCCTCGGGCTGACCGAAGCCGCCAACTACCCGGCCTGCGTCAAGACTACCCGCCTGTGGTTCCCGGCCGGCGAACGCGCAGTAGCCACCGGCATCTTCAACGCCGGCACCAACGTCGGCGCGATGATGACGCCAATGTTGCTGCCATTGATCCTGCACGTGTGGGGCTGGCAGGCGGCGTTCCTGTGCATGTCGGCACTGGGCGCCATCTGGCTGCTGTTCTGGGGCTTGAAGTACTTCAACCCGGAAGACCATCCAACGGTCAAGCAATCCGAATTGGACTACGTGCAACAGGAAGTCGAACCGGAACAACCCCGCGTGCCCTTCAGCCGTATCCTGCGCATGCGCGGCACCTGGGCCTTCGCCCTCGCCTACGCGCTGACGGCGCCGGTGTTCTGGTTCTACTTGTATTGGCTGCCGCCGTTCTTGAACCAGCAATACAACCTGGGCATCAACGTGACCCAGATGGGCATTCCGCTGATCATCATCTACCTGACCGCCGACTTCGGCAGCGTAGGGGGCGGGATTCTGTCGTCGTTCCTGATCGGCCGTGGGATGAACTCGATCAAGGCGCGGCTGCTGTCGATGCTGCTGTTTGCCTGCTGCATCGTCGGCGTGATCATGGCGGCCGGTTCCAGCCAGCTGTGGGTCGCGGTGTTCGCCATCTCCCTGGCCATCGGCGCACACCAGGCCTGGACCGCGAATATCTGGAGCCTGGTGATGGACTACACGCCCAAGCACATGATGAGCACGGTGTTCGGTTTCGGCGGCATGTGCGCGGCCATCGGCGGTATGTTCATGACCCAGATCGTCGGCCACATCCTGACTGTGACCAACAACAACTACACCGTGTTGTTCACCCTGATCCCGGCGATGTACTTCATCGCGCTGACCTGGATGTACTTCATGGCACCGCGCAAGATTCCTACCGTCGCCGTGTAA
- the tesB gene encoding acyl-CoA thioesterase II produces MSQVLEDLVDLLTLEPIEENLFRGRSQDLGFRQLFGGQVLGQSLSAASQTVEEARHVHSLHGYFLRPGDAALPVVYSVDRVRDGGSFSTRRVTAIQKGHPIFTCSASFQYDEEGFEHQTTMPVVVGPENLPSELELTKQRAHLIPEHMREKLLCPKPIEVRPVTEKDPFNPQPSDPVKYVWFRADGALADAPALHKYLLAYASDFGLLTTSLLPHGKTVWQKDMQVASLDHALWFHADLRADDWLLYAMDSPWAGNSRGFSRGSVYNRAGQLVASVTQEGLIRHRKDWA; encoded by the coding sequence ATGAGCCAAGTATTGGAAGATCTGGTGGACTTGCTGACCCTGGAACCGATCGAGGAAAACCTCTTTCGCGGCCGCAGCCAGGACCTGGGTTTTCGCCAACTGTTCGGTGGCCAGGTGCTCGGCCAGTCGCTGTCGGCCGCCAGCCAGACCGTAGAAGAAGCGCGCCACGTGCATTCCCTGCACGGTTATTTCCTGCGCCCTGGCGACGCGGCCTTGCCGGTGGTGTATTCGGTGGACCGCGTGCGTGATGGCGGCAGTTTCAGCACGCGTCGGGTCACGGCGATCCAGAAGGGCCACCCGATTTTCACCTGCAGCGCTTCGTTCCAGTACGACGAAGAAGGCTTCGAGCACCAGACCACCATGCCGGTGGTGGTCGGCCCGGAGAACTTGCCGTCGGAGCTGGAGCTGACCAAGCAGCGTGCGCACCTGATCCCGGAACACATGCGCGAAAAGTTGTTGTGCCCCAAACCGATCGAAGTGCGCCCGGTGACCGAAAAAGACCCGTTCAACCCGCAGCCGTCGGACCCGGTCAAGTACGTGTGGTTCCGCGCCGACGGGGCACTCGCCGACGCGCCGGCGCTGCATAAATACCTGCTGGCCTACGCGTCGGACTTCGGCCTGCTGACCACCTCGCTGCTGCCCCATGGCAAGACGGTGTGGCAGAAAGACATGCAGGTCGCCAGCCTTGACCATGCGCTGTGGTTCCACGCCGACCTGCGCGCCGATGACTGGTTGCTCTACGCCATGGACAGCCCATGGGCCGGCAACTCCCGTGGTTTCTCCCGGGGCAGTGTGTACAACCGCGCCGGGCAACTGGTGGCGTCGGTGACCCAGGAAGGCCTGATTCGCCACCGCAAGGACTGGGCATGA
- a CDS encoding neutral zinc metallopeptidase — protein sequence MLWKKGRRSDNVVDARDDSGGGGGGMRFGGGKGLSLTAIVLIVGIGWLTGQDPLQILGQLTGQMDQAPSVSTQSRQAPPANDEQADFVRAVLGDTEDTWGQVFQENGLAYKNPKLILFRGRVNSACGGATSASGPFYCPADQQVYLDLDFFREMSQRFQAAGDFAQAYVIAHEVGHHVQTLLGISAKIQAARQQGRQMQGDGGLLVRQELQADCFAGVWANRAQKRLNWLEPGDIEEALNAANAIGDDRLQQQGQGRVVPDSFTHGTSAQRVRWFKTGFAQGQITQCDTFTAKSL from the coding sequence ATGCTATGGAAAAAAGGCCGACGCAGCGACAACGTGGTGGACGCCCGCGACGACAGTGGCGGCGGCGGTGGGGGCATGCGTTTTGGCGGCGGCAAGGGCCTGAGCCTCACGGCGATTGTGCTGATCGTCGGCATCGGTTGGCTGACCGGCCAGGACCCGCTGCAGATCCTTGGCCAGTTGACCGGCCAAATGGACCAGGCCCCCTCGGTGAGTACACAGTCGCGCCAGGCGCCACCGGCCAATGACGAGCAAGCCGATTTTGTAAGGGCCGTACTGGGCGATACCGAAGACACCTGGGGCCAGGTGTTCCAGGAAAACGGCCTGGCCTACAAGAACCCGAAATTGATTCTGTTCCGTGGCCGGGTCAATTCCGCCTGCGGTGGGGCGACCTCGGCCAGCGGCCCGTTCTATTGCCCGGCCGACCAGCAGGTGTACCTCGACCTCGACTTCTTCCGGGAGATGTCGCAACGCTTCCAGGCCGCGGGTGATTTCGCCCAGGCCTATGTGATTGCCCATGAAGTCGGGCACCACGTGCAGACCTTGCTCGGCATCTCGGCGAAGATCCAGGCTGCACGCCAGCAAGGCCGACAGATGCAAGGCGACGGCGGCCTGCTGGTCCGCCAGGAACTGCAAGCCGACTGCTTTGCCGGGGTATGGGCCAACCGTGCGCAAAAGCGCCTGAACTGGTTGGAGCCCGGCGATATTGAAGAAGCATTGAATGCGGCCAACGCCATCGGCGATGACCGTTTGCAGCAACAGGGTCAAGGGCGCGTGGTGCCGGACTCGTTTACCCACGGCACCTCGGCACAGCGGGTTCGCTGGTTCAAGACCGGCTTCGCCCAGGGCCAGATCACTCAATGCGACACGTTTACGGCCAAGAGTCTTTAG
- a CDS encoding lipoprotein: MKKTLFLLCAVALLAACNQEAKDAPKPAPASVQATLVPQTPPTDQWVGKWIGVEGLNLTIAKDDSIGRGHYVLTMQYGLDAGDSGTFKGEAADGGIAFTRPDGPQLLRAGNGEATGLKWLADKKDCVIVATGEGYCR; encoded by the coding sequence ATGAAAAAAACCCTCTTTCTTCTCTGCGCCGTTGCGCTGCTCGCCGCTTGCAACCAGGAAGCCAAGGACGCCCCCAAACCTGCCCCGGCCTCGGTGCAAGCCACCCTGGTGCCGCAAACCCCGCCCACTGACCAATGGGTCGGCAAGTGGATCGGGGTGGAAGGCTTGAACCTGACCATCGCCAAAGACGACAGCATCGGCCGAGGCCACTACGTTCTAACCATGCAATACGGCCTTGACGCTGGCGACTCCGGCACCTTTAAAGGGGAAGCGGCCGACGGCGGTATTGCCTTCACCCGCCCGGACGGCCCGCAACTGCTGCGCGCCGGAAATGGCGAAGCGACCGGGCTGAAATGGCTGGCGGATAAAAAGGACTGCGTGATCGTCGCCACCGGCGAAGGCTATTGCCGTTAA
- a CDS encoding HAD family hydrolase: protein MSLADVKHWVFDMDGTLTVAVHDFAAIRVALEIPPEDDILTHLAALPADIAAAKHAWLLEHERELALGSVAADGAVELVRELAGRGYRLGILTRNARELAHITLEAIGLADCFAVEDVLGRDDAPPKPDPGGLLKLAAAWDVSPSEMVMVGDYRFDLDCGRAAGTRTVLVNLLENPWPALADWHAQDCAALRRMI, encoded by the coding sequence ATGAGCCTGGCCGACGTTAAGCATTGGGTGTTCGACATGGACGGCACCCTCACGGTGGCCGTGCATGACTTTGCGGCTATTCGCGTGGCCCTGGAGATTCCACCCGAGGATGACATCCTCACCCACCTCGCCGCTTTGCCGGCGGACATCGCCGCGGCCAAACATGCCTGGTTGCTGGAACATGAGCGCGAGCTGGCGCTGGGTTCCGTCGCGGCGGACGGTGCGGTGGAGCTGGTGCGCGAGCTGGCCGGGCGGGGTTATCGCCTGGGGATCCTGACCCGCAATGCGCGGGAGTTGGCGCATATCACCCTGGAGGCTATTGGCCTGGCGGACTGCTTTGCGGTCGAGGATGTGCTGGGACGTGACGATGCGCCGCCCAAGCCGGATCCGGGTGGGTTATTGAAATTGGCGGCGGCGTGGGATGTATCGCCGAGCGAGATGGTGATGGTCGGGGATTACCGCTTCGACCTCGACTGCGGCCGAGCGGCGGGGACCCGAACGGTGTTGGTCAACCTGCTGGAGAACCCCTGGCCCGCGTTGGCGGATTGGCATGCGCAGGATTGTGCGGCATTGCGCCGGATGATCTAG
- a CDS encoding DMT family transporter, which yields MTVSTPLSGVNHPFKGILLIVLATFLFSSHDALSKYLAGFYPIVMVVWARYLVHTLLMAGIFLPQSGLRVLRSKRPGMQVVRALCLLGTSLFFTSALHFIPLAEATAVNFLAPILVTALSVPLLGEHVTRGQWLAVVCGFVGVLVIIHPGGELFTPAVLLPLCSALFFCFYQLLTRILSQYDTPTTSNFFAGLCNTLVMSAMVPFFWQVPSLWHGALMLALGTCGMTAHLMLTQAFRFAAPALLAPFGYCQIVFAGLLGWLVFNHTPDMTTVVGIGVICMSGLAAAWQQRRR from the coding sequence ATGACTGTCAGTACCCCGCTTTCCGGCGTCAACCATCCCTTCAAAGGCATCCTGCTGATTGTGCTGGCGACGTTTCTGTTCTCCAGCCATGACGCCCTGTCCAAATACCTGGCCGGGTTCTACCCGATCGTGATGGTGGTGTGGGCGCGCTACCTGGTGCACACCTTGCTGATGGCCGGGATTTTCCTGCCGCAATCGGGGCTACGCGTGCTGCGCAGTAAACGCCCGGGGATGCAGGTCGTCAGGGCCTTGTGCCTGCTGGGCACCAGCCTGTTTTTCACCTCGGCGTTGCATTTCATCCCATTGGCCGAAGCCACGGCCGTGAACTTCCTCGCGCCGATCCTCGTGACCGCGCTCTCGGTGCCGCTGCTGGGTGAACACGTGACACGCGGCCAATGGCTGGCGGTGGTCTGCGGGTTTGTCGGCGTGCTGGTGATCATCCACCCCGGCGGTGAGTTGTTCACGCCTGCGGTGCTGCTGCCGTTGTGCTCGGCGCTGTTCTTCTGTTTCTACCAACTGCTGACGCGCATTCTCAGCCAATACGACACGCCGACCACCAGCAACTTCTTCGCCGGGCTGTGCAATACCTTGGTGATGAGTGCGATGGTGCCGTTCTTCTGGCAGGTGCCGAGCCTGTGGCACGGCGCGTTGATGCTGGCACTGGGTACCTGCGGGATGACCGCACACTTGATGCTGACCCAGGCGTTCCGCTTTGCGGCACCGGCCTTGCTGGCGCCGTTCGGCTATTGCCAGATCGTCTTCGCGGGGTTGTTGGGGTGGCTGGTGTTCAACCATACCCCCGATATGACCACGGTGGTCGGTATCGGGGTGATCTGCATGAGCGGGTTGGCCGCTGCCTGGCAGCAGCGGCGGCGTTGA